The proteins below are encoded in one region of Alistipes indistinctus YIT 12060:
- a CDS encoding ParA family protein, with the protein MGKIVALANQKGGVGKTTTAINLAASLAVIGKKILLVDADPQANATSGLGLDINQVNIYDCITGNASAADIIQQCPEIKKLDVLPSSINLVGAETELLEIEDGQKRMKAILEPLKPSYDFILIDCSPSLGLVTLNALVAADSVLIPVQCEYFALEGLGKLLNTIKMTKSKLNPELEIEGFLLTMYDSRLRLANQVATEVREHFGALAFDTIIQRNTRLSEAPSYGKPALLYDAASTGSVNYLNLAKEFIKKNKKTA; encoded by the coding sequence ATGGGCAAGATAGTGGCGCTGGCCAACCAAAAAGGCGGTGTGGGCAAAACCACCACCGCGATCAATCTAGCTGCCAGCCTGGCGGTTATCGGCAAGAAAATCCTGCTGGTCGACGCCGATCCGCAGGCGAATGCGACCTCGGGGCTGGGACTGGATATCAATCAGGTCAACATATACGACTGCATCACCGGGAACGCCTCGGCGGCAGACATCATACAGCAGTGTCCCGAGATCAAAAAACTCGACGTGCTGCCTTCCAGCATCAACCTGGTGGGCGCCGAAACCGAGTTGCTCGAAATCGAGGACGGACAGAAACGGATGAAAGCCATTCTTGAACCGCTCAAACCCAGCTACGATTTTATCCTGATCGATTGTTCGCCGTCGCTGGGCCTCGTGACACTCAATGCCCTGGTCGCCGCCGACAGCGTACTGATTCCGGTCCAATGCGAATATTTCGCACTGGAAGGACTCGGCAAGCTGCTCAATACGATTAAAATGACCAAGTCGAAACTCAATCCTGAACTGGAAATAGAAGGATTCCTGCTGACCATGTACGATTCCCGGCTTCGGCTGGCCAACCAGGTGGCCACGGAAGTACGCGAGCATTTCGGCGCGCTGGCGTTCGACACGATCATTCAGCGCAACACCCGCCTGAGCGAGGCACCCAGCTACGGCAAGCCGGCACTGTTGTACGACGCCGCCTCGACGGGCAGCGTAAATTACCTGAACCTGGCTAAAGAGTTCATCAAGAAAAACAAAAAAACGGCATAA
- a CDS encoding DUF5683 domain-containing protein, which produces MVVPADTVQKKKGKTSKESRSNDKKKNDTTAQSPAGGAQEPGLTPQKRFKVEGGVLKEIVPTAVEKILTDDSSKLHQTAVSPADTSLKPLKGELAETVAADSTKAGKHKRRDDTSTVRYSALFRDTIPLSRMTAISLIAPGFSQLYNKQAWKIPILYGVTGGLAYLGFQQSSKYKEIKKEYNSLVSQNAAQEQLDPVQCEMIRYNTRRTVFFVGAIASYLYFLCDGVLNYNGPENSVKKATTLSTLCPGAGQLYNRSYWKVPIVVGAFATMGYVIDWNARGYNRYRKAYNQVVNGEPDEFEGRYSADYLKNMKDNFRRNRDLCIILTGALYLLNIVDAHVDAHLKDYDISDDLSVRLEPTVFQNYTMTRSTYGVGMSLKVAF; this is translated from the coding sequence ATGGTCGTACCCGCAGATACGGTGCAAAAGAAAAAGGGCAAGACATCTAAAGAGAGCCGCAGTAACGACAAGAAAAAAAACGACACCACCGCCCAATCCCCGGCAGGAGGGGCACAGGAACCGGGATTGACCCCGCAGAAACGCTTTAAAGTAGAAGGCGGGGTGCTCAAAGAAATCGTGCCTACGGCAGTTGAAAAAATCCTGACGGACGACAGTTCAAAATTGCATCAAACAGCCGTTTCCCCTGCTGACACCTCCCTCAAGCCGTTGAAAGGCGAATTGGCGGAAACGGTCGCGGCGGATTCCACGAAAGCAGGTAAACACAAACGCAGGGACGACACCTCTACCGTTCGTTACAGTGCGCTGTTCCGCGACACGATCCCGCTCTCGCGGATGACCGCCATCTCGCTGATTGCACCGGGGTTCTCACAACTTTACAACAAACAGGCGTGGAAAATCCCGATCCTTTACGGGGTAACCGGAGGTTTGGCCTATCTGGGTTTTCAGCAAAGCAGCAAATACAAGGAGATCAAAAAAGAGTACAACTCACTGGTCAGCCAAAACGCCGCACAGGAGCAGCTCGACCCTGTCCAGTGCGAAATGATCCGGTACAACACCCGGCGAACGGTATTTTTCGTCGGGGCGATCGCCTCTTACCTCTACTTCCTCTGTGACGGTGTGCTGAATTACAACGGTCCCGAAAATTCCGTCAAAAAGGCCACCACCCTATCGACGCTCTGCCCCGGAGCCGGACAACTTTACAACAGGAGTTACTGGAAAGTACCGATCGTCGTAGGTGCATTCGCTACGATGGGTTATGTGATCGACTGGAACGCCCGCGGCTACAACCGGTACCGCAAAGCATACAACCAGGTCGTGAACGGCGAACCCGACGAATTCGAAGGACGTTATTCGGCGGATTACCTCAAAAACATGAAGGATAACTTCCGCCGCAACCGCGACCTCTGCATTATCCTTACCGGAGCTCTCTACCTGCTCAATATCGTGGACGCGCATGTCGACGCACACCTGAAAGATTACGACATCAGCGACGATTTGTCAGTACGGCTCGAACCGACCGTTTTTCAAAACTACACGATGACCCGTAGCACCTACGGTGTCGGCATGTCCCTGAAAGTCGCATTTTAA
- a CDS encoding peptidylprolyl isomerase gives MKPGLLLSALPALLCLVAGSAAAQSQVMADKVAAVVGNSMILYSDLVQTSKSLIEQRRQQGYTSDRDPLCEALETLIEQKILYNQAQIDSLNIDTGDIAIMVENTLSQEIAEKGSQAAVELYYHKPIFDIRSDLQERYEEMRYAGRMRQEIRSKSSVTSGEVERFFKHLPKDSLPIIPEQYVYSQIVRYPPSTEDAKFRTRERMLELRERIMNGTKFEVLARMYSEDPGSAIRGGEMDPMPKESFVQPFADALAKLKPGQISEVVETEFGYHLILLLDQVGNLYHCRHILLKPQFTDSEIKAAFTTLDSLKQEILAGKLTFADAVAKYSEDKYSNRNGGVATNIELLEAMNQGDARAATTKFLKEELSQTPEVYNALKDMKPGDISDAFASQDMRGNILGKIVRLDEIIPTHTASLSEDFLKIEEIALKKKQDADFETWLKNKVAGMFIRVDSEFRSCQFERPYLLK, from the coding sequence ATGAAACCCGGACTTTTGCTTTCCGCCCTTCCGGCCCTGTTGTGCCTGGTTGCAGGCAGCGCTGCCGCACAGTCTCAGGTGATGGCCGACAAAGTCGCCGCTGTAGTCGGCAATTCGATGATCCTCTATTCGGATCTGGTGCAGACGAGCAAAAGCCTGATCGAGCAGCGCCGCCAACAGGGGTATACGTCGGACCGCGATCCGTTGTGCGAAGCGCTCGAGACGCTGATCGAGCAGAAAATTCTCTATAACCAGGCGCAGATAGATTCGCTCAATATCGATACGGGCGATATCGCTATTATGGTCGAAAACACGCTCTCGCAGGAGATTGCGGAGAAAGGGTCCCAGGCGGCCGTCGAATTGTATTACCACAAACCGATTTTCGATATCCGCAGCGACCTTCAGGAGCGTTATGAAGAGATGCGCTATGCCGGTCGCATGCGGCAGGAGATCCGCAGCAAATCTTCAGTTACCTCGGGGGAGGTAGAGCGTTTCTTCAAGCACCTGCCGAAAGATTCGCTGCCGATTATTCCCGAGCAGTACGTTTATTCCCAAATCGTGCGCTATCCGCCGTCCACCGAGGACGCCAAGTTCCGCACCCGCGAGCGTATGCTGGAGCTGCGCGAGCGCATCATGAACGGAACGAAGTTCGAGGTGCTTGCCCGCATGTATTCCGAAGATCCGGGCTCGGCCATCCGCGGAGGAGAGATGGACCCGATGCCCAAGGAGAGTTTCGTGCAACCGTTTGCCGACGCATTGGCCAAGCTTAAACCGGGTCAAATTTCAGAGGTGGTGGAAACCGAATTCGGATACCACCTGATCCTGCTGCTCGACCAGGTGGGAAACCTCTATCACTGCCGTCATATCCTGCTTAAGCCGCAGTTCACCGATTCAGAAATCAAAGCGGCTTTTACGACGCTCGACAGCCTCAAACAAGAGATTTTGGCCGGTAAATTGACGTTTGCCGATGCGGTGGCGAAATATTCCGAAGACAAGTATTCCAACCGCAACGGCGGCGTAGCGACCAATATCGAACTGCTCGAAGCGATGAATCAGGGCGATGCGCGCGCGGCTACGACCAAATTCCTGAAAGAGGAACTGAGCCAGACGCCGGAGGTGTATAACGCGCTCAAAGATATGAAACCTGGCGATATTTCGGATGCATTCGCGTCGCAGGATATGCGGGGTAATATCCTCGGTAAAATCGTACGTCTCGACGAGATTATTCCCACGCATACGGCGAGCCTCTCGGAGGATTTCCTGAAAATCGAGGAGATTGCGTTGAAGAAGAAGCAGGATGCCGATTTTGAAACGTGGCTCAAAAACAAAGTGGCCGGCATGTTTATCCGGGTAGATTCCGAATTTCGTAGCTGTCAGTTCGAAAGGCCTTATCTGCTCAAATAG
- a CDS encoding CPBP family intramembrane glutamic endopeptidase gives MQTEKALRRALLKQGYPSWGDLLTLLGVFIVATVLGSIIVGILQKIGNVSPGFGTFLGYLIQFSLTIGFGLYQRKIRSPKGTTLLKFGFKKLDFTIILWGVIMVLATGIVIEPLLGLLPDMYMDRLNALMGTGGWMMLTAIVIAPVMEEMLFRGIVQDALTRKYGALRGAVIAAAVFGIVHLIPQQVINAFMVGLVLGYIYYRTGSLLPVILIHCINNAISYFSWMLGGGKILSTREQLGNETLYYIVYGVACVLFIAGFVSIGLRISREEKRARLEAATSQPDGETASGDKISDEAHTNQPD, from the coding sequence ATGCAGACAGAAAAGGCGTTACGTAGGGCGCTGCTCAAGCAGGGGTATCCGTCGTGGGGCGATCTGCTGACCCTGTTGGGGGTGTTTATCGTGGCTACCGTACTGGGATCGATTATCGTAGGTATCCTACAGAAGATCGGCAACGTGTCGCCGGGGTTCGGCACTTTTCTCGGGTATTTGATCCAGTTCTCGCTGACGATCGGTTTCGGGCTGTACCAACGTAAAATCCGTTCACCGAAAGGAACGACCCTGTTGAAATTCGGTTTCAAAAAACTAGATTTCACCATCATCCTCTGGGGGGTTATCATGGTGTTGGCTACCGGGATCGTCATCGAGCCTTTGCTGGGGTTACTGCCGGATATGTATATGGACCGGCTCAATGCCCTGATGGGCACCGGAGGATGGATGATGCTGACGGCTATCGTGATAGCCCCGGTGATGGAAGAGATGCTATTCCGCGGAATCGTACAGGACGCCCTGACACGGAAGTACGGTGCACTACGCGGCGCGGTGATCGCTGCGGCTGTGTTCGGTATCGTACACCTCATCCCGCAGCAGGTGATCAACGCATTTATGGTGGGATTGGTGTTGGGGTATATCTACTACCGTACCGGATCGTTGCTTCCGGTGATTCTGATCCATTGTATCAATAATGCCATCTCTTATTTCTCATGGATGTTGGGCGGCGGAAAAATTCTTTCCACACGCGAACAGTTGGGAAATGAAACGCTTTATTATATTGTGTACGGGGTGGCTTGCGTACTGTTCATCGCCGGTTTCGTGTCGATCGGCTTGCGGATCAGCCGGGAAGAGAAGCGGGCCCGGTTGGAAGCTGCAACGTCGCAACCGGACGGAGAAACCGCTTCGGGAGATAAAATTTCGGACGAAGCCCATACTAATCAGCCCGATTAG
- a CDS encoding ParB/RepB/Spo0J family partition protein, giving the protein MNPKNKGLGRGLGAIFEIEGKDLPAKKSNHAFEEVEIASVVPNPKQPRTHFDEQALGELAESIRTLGVIQPLTVKKEDDGKYTIISGERRWRASQLAGLETVPVYIREADDQHVLEMSIVENIQRQDLNAIEVALSLQRLVDECSLTQDSLGERIGKKRSTVANYMRLLKLPVEIQLAIREELISMGHARALITVESPELQVALLKKIIKKGLSVRQVEEMVKMLNTPKPTKEEIEEEYPEEYVKLVEQLEKVFTQEISIKKNNKGGGKIVIGFESDEDIREFIRKFDRAIR; this is encoded by the coding sequence ATGAACCCGAAAAACAAAGGCTTGGGGCGTGGGTTGGGCGCCATATTCGAAATCGAAGGGAAAGACCTTCCGGCAAAAAAAAGCAACCATGCGTTCGAAGAGGTCGAGATCGCTTCGGTCGTCCCGAATCCGAAACAACCCCGCACGCATTTCGACGAACAGGCCCTCGGCGAGCTGGCCGAGTCGATCCGTACGCTGGGCGTGATCCAACCGCTGACGGTTAAGAAAGAGGACGACGGCAAATACACCATCATCAGCGGCGAACGCCGCTGGAGAGCTTCCCAATTGGCAGGTCTGGAGACCGTGCCGGTCTATATCCGCGAAGCGGACGACCAGCACGTGCTCGAAATGTCGATCGTGGAAAACATCCAACGCCAGGACCTCAATGCGATCGAGGTGGCGCTAAGCCTGCAGAGACTGGTTGACGAATGCAGCCTGACACAAGATTCGCTCGGTGAAAGGATAGGCAAAAAGCGCTCGACGGTAGCCAATTACATGCGCCTGCTTAAACTTCCGGTCGAGATTCAGCTTGCAATCCGTGAAGAGCTGATTTCCATGGGTCATGCCCGGGCATTGATCACGGTCGAATCACCCGAATTGCAGGTGGCCCTGCTTAAAAAGATAATAAAAAAAGGGCTCTCCGTCCGTCAGGTCGAAGAGATGGTCAAAATGCTGAACACTCCAAAACCGACCAAGGAAGAGATCGAAGAGGAGTACCCGGAAGAGTACGTAAAACTGGTCGAGCAGCTCGAGAAGGTTTTCACACAGGAGATCAGCATCAAAAAAAACAATAAGGGCGGCGGCAAAATCGTTATCGGTTTTGAATCCGACGAAGACATCCGCGAATTTATCCGCAAATTCGACCGAGCTATCCGATAA
- a CDS encoding OstA-like protein produces MKRFLNLLCWTLCCGTGVAGVALAAEPAPKVVDFSADVMRPVKIADSSALSLVGHVVFYHNGAVITCDSAIRFNDRMMDCYNNVIINKDSTFIYGDRAEYNGNFNTARVFSPLVKIVDKDATLYTYNFSFNTLDNIGHYTGGGTMLQKENRLESRDGYYYADNRELIGVHDVEMKNPDYQLKSDSVSYNLDSEIARFYTRSYIWNKDDEFLTALKGSYDRKADLYTFTDQSYILTKTREVWADTILYKQNVQDALLVNNVQVADDEQQAVAFGDLIQYWGKERKALLTRDPVVASFQESDSSKRDTLYMRADSMFVFTYNRDSLLRDSLRRDSLAALESAASDEFTPADGGETTAGTASQSPEGEPQPVAPAETPMSPEDVEAAEKAVTEEEVAGPVLSEKEQKRLAAEKRREAKELERKAKDEQRRAKEKARQERLLLRESRRKGARVGAEADSAARADSLAHAQLLQAQRDSLAKLAQQEADTLLPAPADSVGGEQDSLVRKMFAYHNVRIFRDDFQAVCDSMTGFSLDSTLHMYVDPVLWNDNNQVTSKVVDIYTLNQKIDRAVFTGEPIMSQEVDTSHYNQIKGKVIESFFRDGAIYRTDVNGNGQTYYFMVEEDSTGNYISGFMTVECADISFYFKDQAVDEIVWRGKPVYSIYPMDKIPDSQPLTLPGFVWEGKRRPSKEQVFNRIFRPSERNEYDKLPRPEFPITQKINLAREQLVKENVWFDRNDPLSSEALEFIRSIGY; encoded by the coding sequence GTGAAGCGTTTCCTGAATCTCCTTTGTTGGACGTTGTGCTGCGGAACCGGCGTCGCAGGTGTCGCTTTGGCAGCCGAACCGGCTCCCAAAGTGGTCGACTTTTCGGCCGATGTCATGCGGCCGGTGAAAATAGCCGACTCGTCGGCGCTCAGCCTGGTGGGACATGTCGTATTCTATCACAACGGAGCGGTGATTACCTGCGACAGCGCGATTCGTTTTAACGACCGGATGATGGATTGTTACAACAATGTCATTATCAACAAGGACAGTACCTTCATCTACGGCGACAGGGCCGAGTATAACGGGAATTTCAATACGGCCCGTGTCTTTTCCCCCTTGGTCAAGATCGTGGACAAGGATGCGACGCTGTACACTTATAACTTTTCGTTCAATACGCTCGACAATATCGGCCATTATACCGGCGGCGGGACCATGTTGCAAAAGGAGAACCGGCTGGAATCGCGAGACGGGTATTATTATGCCGATAACCGTGAATTGATCGGGGTGCACGACGTGGAGATGAAAAATCCCGATTACCAGCTTAAATCGGATTCGGTCAGCTACAATTTAGACAGTGAGATCGCACGATTCTACACCCGCTCCTACATCTGGAACAAGGATGACGAATTCCTGACCGCGCTGAAGGGTTCCTATGACCGCAAGGCGGATCTCTATACGTTTACCGACCAGTCCTATATCCTGACCAAAACCCGCGAGGTTTGGGCAGATACGATCCTTTACAAACAAAACGTGCAGGACGCTCTGCTGGTGAATAACGTGCAGGTGGCCGACGACGAACAGCAGGCAGTGGCTTTCGGTGACCTGATCCAGTATTGGGGCAAGGAACGCAAAGCGCTGCTGACCCGCGATCCGGTCGTGGCCTCGTTCCAGGAAAGCGACAGCAGCAAACGGGATACGCTGTATATGCGGGCCGATTCGATGTTTGTCTTTACCTATAACCGGGATTCATTGCTGAGGGACTCCCTGCGGCGCGACTCTTTGGCTGCTCTCGAATCGGCAGCATCCGATGAGTTTACACCTGCCGACGGAGGGGAAACGACGGCGGGCACAGCTTCGCAGTCTCCGGAAGGTGAACCGCAACCGGTTGCCCCTGCAGAGACGCCGATGTCACCGGAGGATGTTGAAGCGGCCGAAAAGGCGGTGACGGAGGAAGAGGTGGCCGGACCCGTTTTGTCGGAAAAAGAGCAGAAACGGCTTGCCGCTGAAAAGAGGCGTGAAGCCAAAGAACTGGAGCGAAAAGCCAAGGATGAGCAGCGCCGGGCCAAAGAAAAAGCCCGGCAGGAGAGACTGTTGTTGCGAGAGTCCCGGCGTAAGGGAGCTCGGGTTGGGGCTGAGGCCGATTCCGCCGCACGCGCCGACTCGCTTGCGCATGCTCAATTGCTGCAGGCACAGCGGGATTCGCTTGCGAAGCTGGCGCAACAAGAGGCGGATACACTGTTGCCCGCTCCGGCTGATAGCGTGGGGGGCGAACAGGATTCGCTCGTGCGTAAGATGTTCGCTTATCACAACGTTCGGATTTTCCGGGACGATTTTCAGGCGGTATGCGATTCAATGACCGGTTTTTCGCTCGATTCCACACTGCATATGTATGTCGATCCGGTGTTATGGAACGATAACAATCAGGTAACCTCGAAAGTGGTCGATATCTATACGCTCAACCAGAAGATCGACCGTGCCGTTTTTACCGGTGAGCCGATTATGAGCCAAGAGGTCGATACGTCGCATTACAACCAGATCAAAGGCAAGGTAATCGAGTCATTCTTCCGCGATGGGGCCATTTACCGCACGGATGTAAACGGGAATGGACAGACCTACTATTTTATGGTGGAGGAGGATAGTACGGGAAACTACATTTCCGGTTTCATGACCGTGGAGTGCGCCGACATATCGTTTTATTTCAAAGATCAGGCTGTCGACGAAATCGTTTGGCGGGGCAAGCCGGTCTACTCGATCTATCCGATGGACAAAATTCCGGATAGCCAGCCGTTGACGTTACCCGGTTTTGTGTGGGAGGGTAAGCGCCGCCCGTCGAAAGAGCAGGTTTTCAACCGCATTTTCCGGCCTTCGGAGCGGAATGAGTACGACAAATTGCCCCGGCCCGAATTTCCGATCACGCAAAAAATCAACCTGGCGCGGGAGCAGCTGGTCAAAGAGAATGTCTGGTTCGACCGTAACGATCCGCTCAGTTCCGAGGCGCTGGAGTTCATCCGTTCTATCGGTTATTAA
- a CDS encoding lytic transglycosylase domain-containing protein — MKGLLYSMLSLTGLLMLPGPLSAGAPSDSIPADERLNIRHDCTIYDSIIASWRETNMNDAFENFTQDYINLDTANYIEAVTPFTDAEYQARLRGIVSPIRLPYNQIVRKHLVAYVTTHRALTRRMLGQSQYYFPLVERELEKAGLPLELKFLPVIESALQPTATSPSGAVGLWQFMLNTGRQYGLEISSMIDQRRDPVASTRAACAYLKDLYKIYGDWTLAIASYNYGPGNVNKALKRAGSNATTYWDIYPYLPTATRDYIPAFVGLTYAYHYYKDHHIQPYTPSLPLATDTVTIKHNLHLEQVAATLGIPMELLQALNPQYKQDIIPAAVRTYPLVLPQREISRFLEQEQAIYDKDSIYLTDHLSTAGESKQPVPAVAQTTSYKVRKGDTLGAIAAKHRVTTAQLMKWNGLKSANRLQIGQTLKITRP, encoded by the coding sequence ATGAAAGGACTGTTATACTCCATGCTCTCTCTGACCGGCTTGCTGATGCTGCCGGGCCCTCTCTCAGCGGGAGCCCCGTCGGACTCAATTCCCGCCGACGAGCGATTGAACATCCGGCACGATTGCACCATTTACGATTCGATCATCGCTTCGTGGCGCGAAACCAACATGAACGATGCTTTCGAAAATTTCACGCAGGATTATATCAATCTCGACACGGCCAACTACATCGAAGCCGTCACTCCGTTTACAGACGCAGAATACCAGGCCCGGCTGCGGGGTATCGTATCCCCCATCCGCCTACCGTACAACCAGATCGTCCGCAAACATCTGGTCGCTTACGTCACCACGCACCGCGCACTGACACGCCGGATGCTGGGACAATCACAGTATTACTTTCCGCTGGTCGAGCGCGAGCTCGAGAAAGCCGGGCTACCGCTCGAGCTCAAATTCCTTCCCGTTATCGAATCGGCATTGCAACCCACCGCAACCTCGCCTTCCGGAGCGGTCGGCCTTTGGCAGTTCATGCTCAATACAGGCCGCCAGTACGGTTTGGAAATTTCATCGATGATAGATCAACGGCGCGATCCGGTTGCCTCCACCCGGGCCGCCTGCGCCTACCTGAAAGACCTGTACAAAATATACGGGGATTGGACCCTGGCCATCGCCTCTTACAATTATGGTCCGGGAAATGTGAACAAAGCGCTTAAACGGGCCGGCAGCAATGCCACTACCTATTGGGACATCTACCCTTACCTGCCGACCGCCACGCGGGATTACATTCCGGCTTTCGTCGGCCTGACCTATGCCTACCATTATTACAAAGACCATCATATCCAACCCTACACCCCGTCGTTGCCACTGGCGACCGATACCGTTACCATCAAGCACAACCTGCATCTCGAGCAGGTAGCTGCAACGCTCGGCATCCCGATGGAGTTGTTGCAAGCCCTGAACCCGCAATACAAGCAGGATATCATCCCGGCCGCAGTACGCACCTATCCGCTGGTTTTACCCCAGCGGGAGATTTCACGCTTTCTGGAACAGGAGCAGGCGATTTACGACAAAGACTCGATTTACCTGACCGACCACCTGAGCACAGCGGGCGAATCCAAACAACCCGTACCTGCGGTAGCGCAAACCACTTCGTACAAAGTCCGCAAGGGCGATACACTTGGGGCAATTGCTGCGAAACACAGAGTCACGACGGCTCAGTTGATGAAATGGAACGGGCTGAAAAGTGCAAACCGCCTTCAAATCGGCCAAACATTAAAAATCACCCGACCATGA
- the argF gene encoding ornithine carbamoyltransferase has product MIDLRKRNLLTLLDFSADEITYMLDLAARLKADKYLGKEKKLLTGKNIVLLFEKDSTRTRCAFEVAAHDQGAQVTYLGPTGSQMGKKESVKDTARVLGRMYDGIEYRGYGQRIVRLLAEFSGVPVWNGLTTEFHPTQALADMLTMREHCPKPLSEVKFCFLGDAHNNVANSLMVMAAKMGMDYRAISPRACAPDAALVNQCRQLSMQSGAKILVTEDVAEGVAGCDFVYTDVWVSMGEPDEVWGERIKLLQPYQVNRAVMKATGNPDCKFMHCLPAFHDLETVVGNDIYERFAISEMEVTDEVFQSEASIVFDEAENRMHTIKAVMVATLGDDLY; this is encoded by the coding sequence ATGATTGATTTGAGAAAAAGAAACCTGTTGACGCTGCTCGACTTCTCTGCCGATGAAATTACCTACATGCTGGATTTGGCCGCGCGGCTCAAGGCCGACAAGTATCTCGGTAAGGAAAAGAAACTGCTGACAGGTAAGAATATCGTGCTGCTGTTCGAGAAGGATTCGACCCGTACCCGTTGCGCTTTCGAGGTGGCGGCCCATGATCAGGGCGCACAGGTGACCTACTTAGGTCCGACCGGTTCGCAGATGGGCAAAAAAGAGTCCGTCAAGGATACCGCCCGTGTGCTGGGACGAATGTATGACGGAATCGAGTATCGAGGTTACGGGCAACGGATTGTACGGCTGTTGGCCGAGTTTTCGGGCGTTCCGGTCTGGAACGGCCTCACCACGGAATTTCATCCGACGCAGGCGTTGGCTGATATGCTGACCATGCGTGAACACTGCCCCAAACCGTTATCCGAAGTCAAGTTTTGTTTCCTGGGTGACGCACATAACAATGTGGCGAACTCGTTGATGGTGATGGCTGCGAAGATGGGCATGGATTACCGTGCGATTTCGCCCCGGGCTTGCGCTCCGGATGCAGCGCTGGTCAACCAGTGCCGCCAGTTGTCGATGCAGAGCGGAGCGAAGATTCTGGTGACCGAAGATGTTGCGGAAGGCGTTGCCGGCTGCGATTTCGTTTATACCGACGTCTGGGTGTCGATGGGAGAACCTGACGAGGTGTGGGGTGAACGGATCAAATTGCTGCAACCCTATCAGGTCAACCGTGCGGTGATGAAGGCTACCGGGAATCCCGACTGCAAGTTCATGCATTGCCTGCCGGCATTCCATGATCTGGAAACGGTGGTGGGCAATGATATTTACGAGAGATTCGCGATCTCCGAGATGGAGGTGACCGATGAGGTATTCCAGTCCGAGGCGTCGATCGTATTCGACGAGGCCGAGAACCGTATGCATACGATCAAGGCTGTTATGGTCGCTACGCTCGGCGACGATTTGTATTAA